The proteins below come from a single Salinilacihabitans rarus genomic window:
- a CDS encoding ABC transporter ATP-binding protein, with amino-acid sequence MSDEPLLRVENLKTQFFTESGTVRAVDGISFDVREGEIVGLVGESGAGKSVASMSLLRLVESPGEIVDGEITYRGETIFGLEEGPDGELRKRDDMLSEREIRDRIRGREIAVIFQDPMESLNPVFTVGGQLREFIELNRGLPTSEAKTEAVRMLREVGIPDPEERYDEYPHQFSGGMRQRVLIAMALACEPSLIIADEPTTALDVTVEGQILDLVDDLQEKYGTSFIWVTHDMGVVAEICDRVNVMYLGEIVEQAPVDELFYDTKHPYTEALLDSMPRPDRTVDDLDPIEGVMPEAINPPPGCRFHPRCPDAHEVCRRVHPDLLEVDRAGEEPQRAACVKHDAFDVGYDESPPLDVEPTLTAEVGGGGDGGGSEPEPERLSDGGDDE; translated from the coding sequence ATGAGCGACGAGCCACTCCTCCGCGTCGAGAACCTCAAGACCCAGTTCTTCACCGAGAGCGGTACCGTCCGCGCCGTCGACGGCATCTCCTTCGATGTCCGCGAGGGCGAGATCGTCGGCCTCGTCGGCGAGTCCGGCGCGGGCAAGAGCGTCGCGTCGATGAGCCTCCTGCGGCTGGTCGAGAGCCCCGGGGAGATCGTCGACGGCGAGATCACCTACCGGGGCGAGACGATCTTCGGCCTCGAGGAGGGGCCGGACGGCGAACTGCGCAAGCGCGACGACATGCTCTCCGAGCGCGAGATCCGCGACCGGATCCGCGGGCGGGAGATCGCCGTCATCTTCCAGGACCCGATGGAGTCGCTGAACCCGGTGTTCACCGTCGGCGGTCAGCTCCGGGAGTTCATCGAACTCAACCGCGGCCTCCCGACGTCGGAGGCGAAGACCGAGGCGGTCCGGATGCTCCGCGAGGTCGGCATCCCCGACCCCGAGGAGCGATACGACGAGTACCCCCACCAGTTCTCCGGCGGGATGCGCCAGCGGGTGTTGATCGCGATGGCGCTCGCCTGCGAGCCGAGCCTCATCATCGCCGACGAGCCGACGACGGCCCTCGACGTCACCGTCGAGGGCCAGATCCTCGACCTCGTCGACGACCTCCAGGAGAAGTACGGGACGAGTTTCATCTGGGTGACCCACGACATGGGCGTCGTCGCCGAGATCTGCGACCGCGTCAACGTCATGTACCTCGGCGAGATCGTCGAGCAGGCGCCGGTCGACGAACTGTTCTACGACACCAAACACCCCTACACCGAGGCGCTGCTCGACTCGATGCCCCGCCCCGACCGGACGGTCGACGACCTCGACCCGATCGAGGGCGTGATGCCCGAGGCGATCAACCCGCCGCCGGGCTGTCGGTTCCACCCGCGCTGTCCCGACGCACACGAGGTCTGCCGGCGGGTCCACCCCGACCTGCTCGAAGTGGACCGGGCGGGCGAGGAACCCCAGCGCGCCGCCTGCGTGAAACACGACGCCTTCGACGTCGGCTACGACGAGAGCCCCCCGCTCGACGTCGAACCCACGCTGACGGCGGAGGTCGGGGGCGGTGGCGACGGCGGAGGGTCCGAACCCGAGCCCGAACGCCTCAGCGACGGAGGTGACGATGAGTAG
- a CDS encoding ABC transporter permease: MAQAESQLDESGGDVDEEVEARVGWRYTLAKIRRDATARIGLYIVAAVLFVAAFAAVDSNLSRLTFGAFEDFTAAEALPIFDHPTKIPPPGEGERNVPPAFLDGGTWSYPLGTDPQGRDYFTRIVYGSQVSVSVGLASTGIGLLGGTIVGAIAGYYGGWIDDVLMRGVETLYAIPPLVLIIVFTVFVSGGNPDIQYAVIGVGLAFIPVFARIIRSRVLSVREMDYIEAARAAGVRDREIIRRHVIPNSFAPVLVYATLQIGVTILIVAGLSFLGYGAQPPTPDWGEMLRIAHGRYMHSNIWLSIWPGLAILVTIMGFNLFGDGLQDALDPRIEE, translated from the coding sequence ATGGCACAGGCCGAATCCCAACTCGACGAATCGGGCGGCGACGTGGACGAGGAGGTCGAGGCGCGGGTCGGGTGGCGCTACACCCTCGCGAAGATCCGCCGGGACGCGACGGCCCGGATCGGCCTCTACATCGTGGCGGCCGTCCTGTTCGTCGCGGCGTTCGCGGCGGTGGACAGCAACCTCTCGCGGCTGACCTTCGGGGCGTTCGAGGACTTCACGGCCGCGGAGGCGCTGCCGATCTTCGACCACCCGACGAAGATCCCGCCGCCGGGCGAGGGCGAGCGGAACGTGCCGCCGGCGTTCCTCGACGGCGGCACGTGGTCGTACCCGCTCGGGACCGACCCGCAGGGGCGGGACTACTTCACGCGCATCGTCTACGGCTCGCAGGTGTCGGTCAGCGTCGGCCTCGCCTCGACCGGCATCGGCCTCCTCGGCGGGACGATCGTCGGCGCGATCGCGGGCTACTACGGCGGCTGGATCGACGACGTCCTGATGCGCGGCGTCGAGACGCTGTACGCGATCCCGCCGCTCGTGCTCATCATCGTCTTCACGGTGTTCGTCAGCGGCGGGAACCCGGACATCCAGTACGCCGTCATCGGCGTCGGGCTGGCGTTCATCCCGGTGTTCGCCCGGATCATCCGCAGTCGGGTGCTCTCCGTGCGGGAGATGGACTACATCGAGGCCGCCCGGGCCGCCGGCGTCCGCGACCGCGAGATCATCCGCAGACACGTCATCCCCAACAGCTTCGCGCCGGTGCTGGTGTACGCGACGCTACAGATCGGCGTGACGATCCTCATCGTCGCCGGCCTCTCGTTTCTCGGCTACGGCGCCCAGCCGCCGACGCCCGACTGGGGAGAGATGCTCCGGATCGCCCACGGGAGGTACATGCACTCGAACATCTGGCTGTCGATCTGGCCCGGCCTCGCCATCCTCGTGACCATCATGGGGTTCAACCTGTTCGGCGACGGCCTCCAGGACGCCCTCGATCCCCGAATCGAAGAGTGA
- a CDS encoding ABC transporter permease yields MSLLRYTAYRLLQAIPVLIGISLITFVLVNLAPGDPVQIMLQGQQVNEELIRTIERRYGLDQPLHVRYWNYMTGLAQGDLGHSIHRDRPVSELMVERAGPTLLLVLSAYVFALLTAIPLGIVAANRRNKPADHVSRIVALIGVSTPSFWIGIMLIIIFAVRLNVLPSAGLVYPWRPPEAYGYSGYGEHLYQTVRHLVLPMIALGTLQMATLMRVERTQMIESLQQEYVRLARAYGVPERTILRKHAFRSAQLPIITIVGLNLSTALGGAVLIETVFAINGMGRLFIEAIQQLDYQLVMGITLVLGFMFVVGVIVTDISYAYVDPRVTYGDRE; encoded by the coding sequence ATGAGTCTGCTCAGGTACACGGCCTACCGGCTGTTGCAGGCGATTCCGGTCCTGATCGGTATCTCCCTCATCACGTTCGTCCTCGTGAACCTCGCGCCGGGCGATCCGGTACAGATCATGCTCCAGGGCCAGCAGGTCAACGAGGAACTCATCAGAACCATCGAGCGCCGCTACGGCCTCGACCAGCCGCTGCACGTCCGGTACTGGAACTACATGACCGGGCTCGCGCAGGGCGACCTCGGCCACAGCATCCACCGCGACCGGCCGGTCTCGGAGCTGATGGTCGAGCGGGCCGGTCCGACGCTGCTGCTGGTGCTGTCGGCGTACGTGTTCGCGCTCCTGACGGCGATTCCGCTCGGGATCGTCGCGGCGAACCGGCGCAACAAGCCGGCCGACCACGTCTCCCGGATCGTCGCGCTGATCGGCGTCTCGACGCCGTCGTTCTGGATCGGCATCATGCTCATCATCATCTTCGCCGTCCGCCTCAACGTCCTCCCGTCGGCCGGCCTCGTCTACCCGTGGCGGCCGCCGGAGGCGTACGGCTACTCGGGGTACGGCGAGCACCTCTACCAGACGGTCAGACACCTCGTCCTGCCGATGATCGCGCTCGGGACGCTCCAGATGGCGACGCTGATGCGCGTCGAGCGCACCCAGATGATCGAGTCGCTCCAGCAGGAGTACGTCAGGCTCGCGCGCGCCTACGGCGTCCCCGAGCGGACGATCCTGCGGAAACACGCGTTCCGGTCGGCCCAGCTACCGATCATCACCATCGTCGGCCTCAACCTCTCGACGGCGCTCGGCGGCGCGGTGCTGATCGAGACCGTCTTCGCGATCAACGGGATGGGCCGGCTGTTCATCGAGGCGATCCAGCAACTCGATTACCAGCTCGTGATGGGGATCACGCTCGTGCTGGGGTTCATGTTCGTCGTCGGCGTCATCGTGACGGACATCTCCTACGCGTACGTCGATCCCCGGGTCACCTACGGAGACCGTGAGTAA